One segment of Thermococcus sp. AM4 DNA contains the following:
- a CDS encoding beta-galactosidase trimerization domain-containing protein, producing the protein MTRLGSKLLVVFLFFALLFHLPPNYASPNEKARILVVCSDPEDVMFANTLGAEGNFTVDVLYLGRDLPDDRSLLSNELYLIKYDEIWIPDLNAGLTEGGRLNREETSALAEYVRRGGVLVLGLNTYTQSWSRTLERITGTRLMRIEKPEEASDEWNLVFEGRVYPYNATYQVAVVTPYRAQVLARYSNGLPAVTLSRYGRGVGVLMTFNPVKELVEYNPEIIDVYVHVANIALSERSGKPEIPAGEAVLLKLERVLLHPVFLGVLVFVLLEIMAYLGFLPFSVTVLFAVPLLPFSRFLLGRAPYSAILEIVRMLRGVTLGNLADEIGRSPRRLKFPLALLFLKKQISVIDLSPFGFKDVLVVLRGLEGDGVAAWAIEVYPRMMEIIASNPGIGVIDLARQVNMPPYDVLRLLRELSRYGVVELRKIVVDYEVYPMRPLLRWFEV; encoded by the coding sequence ATGACGAGACTTGGCTCCAAGCTGCTGGTGGTCTTTCTTTTCTTTGCCCTTCTGTTCCATCTTCCCCCCAATTACGCCTCACCGAACGAGAAGGCCAGAATACTGGTCGTCTGCAGCGATCCCGAGGACGTTATGTTCGCAAACACCCTTGGGGCCGAAGGCAACTTCACCGTTGATGTCCTCTACCTCGGCAGGGATCTTCCCGACGACCGTTCCCTTCTCTCCAACGAGCTGTACCTGATTAAATACGACGAAATATGGATCCCAGATTTGAACGCCGGACTAACTGAAGGGGGAAGACTGAACCGGGAGGAAACGTCGGCCCTCGCAGAGTACGTGAGGAGAGGGGGCGTTCTTGTCCTCGGGCTGAACACCTACACCCAGAGCTGGAGCAGAACCCTGGAGAGGATAACGGGAACCAGGCTCATGCGCATTGAAAAGCCGGAAGAGGCGAGCGATGAGTGGAACCTGGTGTTTGAGGGCAGGGTTTACCCCTACAACGCCACATACCAAGTCGCCGTTGTGACCCCGTACAGAGCCCAGGTCCTTGCCAGGTACTCCAACGGCCTTCCCGCTGTAACGCTCTCCCGCTACGGCAGGGGAGTTGGTGTTCTAATGACGTTCAACCCCGTGAAGGAGCTGGTTGAGTACAATCCTGAAATCATTGACGTTTACGTCCACGTGGCCAACATCGCCCTTTCGGAGCGCTCCGGAAAGCCTGAAATTCCGGCAGGAGAGGCCGTTCTTCTAAAACTGGAGAGGGTTCTCCTCCATCCGGTCTTTCTTGGAGTTCTGGTCTTCGTGCTTCTTGAGATAATGGCTTATCTTGGTTTTCTTCCCTTCAGCGTTACCGTCCTCTTCGCCGTTCCCTTATTGCCTTTCTCCAGGTTTTTGCTGGGGAGGGCGCCCTACTCAGCGATCCTTGAGATAGTGAGAATGCTCAGGGGCGTAACCCTCGGGAACCTGGCAGATGAAATAGGAAGGTCCCCCCGAAGGCTTAAGTTTCCCCTGGCGCTTCTCTTCCTCAAAAAGCAGATCAGTGTCATTGATCTCTCCCCCTTCGGTTTCAAAGATGTCCTCGTTGTCCTCCGGGGCCTTGAGGGGGATGGCGTTGCCGCCTGGGCTATTGAGGTCTACCCCAGGATGATGGAGATCATAGCCAGCAACCCCGGGATCGGCGTGATAGACCTCGCCCGTCAGGTTAACATGCCGCCCTACGACGTTCTCAGGCTCCTCAGGGAGCTCTCGCGCTACGGAGTGGTCGAGCTCAGGAAAATAGTCGTCGATTACGAGGTCTACCCGATGAGGCCCCTATTGAGGTGGTTCGAGGTATGA
- a CDS encoding mechanosensitive ion channel family protein, translated as MKIDKPLPYVGVTPLQIATAVAILVVGWIVTKIVVGAFKKGLKKTKLPELVVEFLGRFLSALLYVAVILLAVSALGIGVGSVVLGLSAVIGLILGFGMQDTLTNLAAGVWIAALRPIDVGEVVEVAGKVGKVNAVGIMSTELLTPDNTFVTVPNKLVWGSVITNYTRMPTRRVDVDVGVAYGTDLDKAIKIAMDIMKSHPKVLSDPEPSVVITALADSSINLQLRAWAKTEDYWAVKGDLTRAIYEAYTMEGIEIPFPQMDVHIKEMPS; from the coding sequence GTGAAAATAGACAAACCCCTGCCCTACGTAGGGGTGACCCCCCTTCAGATAGCGACCGCGGTAGCGATTCTAGTGGTAGGCTGGATAGTGACCAAGATAGTCGTCGGTGCCTTCAAGAAGGGACTGAAGAAGACCAAACTTCCAGAGCTCGTCGTGGAGTTCCTCGGCCGGTTCCTGAGCGCGCTCCTGTACGTTGCGGTGATCCTCCTCGCTGTCAGCGCGCTGGGAATCGGCGTTGGCTCGGTCGTCCTGGGCCTCTCGGCGGTGATCGGCCTCATCCTGGGCTTTGGAATGCAGGACACCCTGACCAATCTGGCCGCGGGAGTGTGGATAGCCGCGCTTAGGCCGATAGACGTTGGCGAAGTCGTTGAGGTAGCCGGCAAGGTTGGAAAGGTCAACGCCGTTGGTATAATGAGCACCGAACTCCTGACACCGGACAACACCTTCGTAACGGTCCCCAACAAGCTCGTCTGGGGAAGCGTTATAACCAACTACACCAGGATGCCAACGAGGAGGGTTGACGTGGACGTTGGCGTTGCATATGGAACAGATCTCGACAAAGCGATAAAGATCGCGATGGACATCATGAAGAGCCACCCGAAGGTCCTGAGCGATCCGGAGCCGAGCGTCGTCATAACCGCCCTCGCCGATTCCTCGATAAACCTCCAGCTCAGGGCGTGGGCCAAGACTGAGGATTACTGGGCCGTTAAGGGCGATCTCACGAGGGCCATCTACGAGGCCTACACAATGGAGGGCATTGAGATCCCGTTCCCGCAGATGGACGTCCACATAAAGGAAATGCCAAGCTGA
- a CDS encoding ferritin family protein, whose translation MVVWMDPLDVAIERLRKLDKESLIAYWIKGELEEAELYEELARRAKNLGLPDSLVETFWTLSKESREHGERLKEIYRKTYGREPKPPEIPPIEVYPILDRFERAEDAVEALQAAMESEKLAMEVYNRLAEETDDPELKELFQSLVKVEKGHYERLEGELKLLKKLMEGKD comes from the coding sequence ATGGTGGTGTGGATGGATCCCCTCGACGTTGCCATCGAACGGCTGAGAAAGCTCGACAAGGAATCGCTCATAGCCTACTGGATAAAGGGCGAGCTTGAGGAGGCCGAGCTGTACGAGGAGCTGGCGAGGAGGGCGAAAAACCTTGGACTGCCCGATTCGCTCGTGGAAACTTTCTGGACCCTCTCCAAGGAGTCAAGGGAGCACGGCGAGAGGCTGAAGGAGATCTACAGAAAGACCTACGGCAGGGAGCCAAAACCGCCGGAGATCCCGCCGATAGAGGTTTACCCTATCCTTGACAGGTTTGAAAGGGCAGAGGACGCGGTAGAAGCTCTTCAAGCTGCTATGGAGAGCGAGAAGCTGGCCATGGAGGTCTACAACCGCCTGGCAGAGGAAACGGATGATCCGGAGCTCAAGGAACTCTTCCAGTCTCTGGTGAAGGTAGAAAAAGGCCACTACGAGCGCCTGGAAGGCGAGCTCAAGCTCCTCAAAAAGTTGATGGAGGGGAAAGACTGA
- the ribH gene encoding 6,7-dimethyl-8-ribityllumazine synthase, translating into MEVRTVEGGFIGTGLRMGIVVARFNDLLTEELLKGALDCFERHGVERVDVVRVPGSFEIPLVAKKMAESGNYDAVLALGAVVRGETKHFDLVASEVAKGVAKVSLDTGVPVIFGVITVEDELQGFNRAGVKSNKGFEYAMAALEMANLMKKMGK; encoded by the coding sequence ATGGAGGTAAGGACGGTTGAGGGCGGTTTTATCGGAACCGGCCTGAGAATGGGAATAGTGGTTGCCCGCTTCAACGATTTGCTCACGGAGGAGCTCCTTAAGGGAGCACTCGACTGCTTCGAGAGGCACGGCGTTGAGAGGGTTGACGTCGTCAGGGTTCCGGGTTCCTTCGAGATTCCACTGGTAGCCAAGAAAATGGCCGAGAGCGGAAACTACGACGCGGTTTTAGCCCTGGGGGCTGTCGTGAGGGGCGAGACCAAGCACTTCGACCTGGTTGCCAGCGAAGTCGCGAAGGGTGTCGCGAAGGTCTCTCTCGACACCGGCGTTCCGGTGATTTTTGGTGTCATAACAGTCGAGGACGAACTTCAGGGCTTCAACAGGGCGGGAGTGAAGAGCAACAAGGGCTTCGAGTACGCGATGGCCGCGCTCGAGATGGCGAACCTCATGAAAAAGATGGGGAAGTGA
- a CDS encoding bifunctional 3,4-dihydroxy-2-butanone-4-phosphate synthase/GTP cyclohydrolase II: MNLEEIRRAILEGKPVVLIDDRREFEADLIYPAEIASAEVVNFMLSAKGLLCLTMDMDEALKKGFFRLPSKEGETNFLIPVDYRETFTGITAEERALTAKKLAEGLGVEAFRYPGHLHLLGGIGLNRRRGHTESSLELMEFLGFRRYALIIEILDEKGDSHNREYALKFAEEHGLPVITTDDVWKEFVKRKQLIRVYANARLPTRYGEFRIIAFENELDFKEHVAIVKEPYGKVPLVRVHSKCLTGDTLASLKCDCGSQLANSLRMIAQEGGILLYMDQEGRGIGLKEKIKAYELQDKGLDTVEANEALGHKADERTYEAAFQMLRALGVSRIKLITNNPAKAKALEEFGIEVVEIVPAPPEITEHNRTYLKVKVEKLGHKLPFEV, encoded by the coding sequence ATGAACCTTGAAGAAATCCGGAGGGCAATCCTTGAGGGAAAACCCGTGGTTCTTATAGACGACAGGAGGGAGTTCGAGGCCGATTTGATTTATCCGGCCGAGATTGCCTCGGCTGAGGTTGTGAACTTCATGCTTTCCGCTAAGGGCCTTCTCTGCCTCACGATGGACATGGACGAGGCCTTAAAGAAGGGCTTCTTCCGCCTGCCGAGCAAGGAGGGCGAGACGAACTTTTTGATTCCGGTCGATTACCGGGAGACCTTTACGGGCATAACCGCCGAGGAGAGGGCTTTAACAGCTAAAAAGCTCGCCGAGGGGCTGGGGGTTGAGGCCTTCCGCTACCCCGGGCATCTGCACCTCCTCGGCGGAATTGGACTCAACAGGCGTCGTGGGCACACGGAGAGCTCGCTCGAGCTCATGGAGTTCCTCGGGTTCAGGCGCTACGCCCTGATAATCGAGATTCTCGACGAGAAGGGCGACTCCCACAACCGCGAGTACGCCCTCAAGTTTGCGGAGGAGCACGGCCTGCCGGTTATCACGACGGACGACGTCTGGAAGGAGTTCGTGAAAAGGAAGCAGCTGATTAGAGTTTACGCCAACGCGAGACTGCCGACAAGGTACGGGGAGTTCAGGATAATCGCCTTCGAGAACGAGCTGGACTTCAAGGAGCACGTCGCGATAGTCAAGGAACCCTACGGCAAGGTTCCTCTCGTCAGGGTGCACTCGAAGTGCCTAACCGGCGACACGTTAGCCTCCCTCAAGTGCGACTGTGGCAGTCAGCTTGCCAATTCGCTGAGAATGATAGCGCAGGAGGGCGGAATACTGCTCTACATGGATCAGGAGGGGAGGGGAATTGGCTTAAAGGAAAAGATTAAGGCCTACGAGCTCCAGGATAAGGGCTTAGATACCGTTGAGGCCAACGAGGCCCTCGGTCATAAGGCAGACGAGAGGACCTACGAGGCCGCCTTCCAGATGCTTCGCGCGCTGGGCGTTTCAAGGATAAAGCTCATAACGAACAACCCGGCGAAGGCCAAAGCCCTGGAGGAGTTCGGGATTGAGGTGGTGGAGATCGTTCCGGCCCCTCCCGAGATCACGGAGCACAACAGGACGTACCTCAAGGTTAAGGTCGAGAAGCTCGGCCACAAGCTTCCCTTCGAGGTTTAG
- a CDS encoding riboflavin synthase, translating to MFSGIVEGTGKARYSAGKLYVELPFEVKPGDSVAVNGACLTVVEFDGKRAVFDVGEETLRRTNLREAKLVNLERALKLGDRLDGHVVTGHVDGTVRFITARRSGNTTWLAFEMPRERWGVAEKGSIALNGVSLTVARVEANRFWIQVIPYTLEVTNLGHLKPGDRVNYEIDVLARYVKRIMEAGV from the coding sequence ATGTTCAGCGGAATCGTTGAGGGAACGGGCAAAGCCCGCTACTCGGCGGGAAAGCTGTACGTTGAGCTCCCGTTCGAGGTCAAACCGGGCGACAGCGTCGCGGTGAACGGGGCATGCTTAACCGTCGTCGAGTTCGATGGAAAGAGAGCGGTCTTCGACGTCGGCGAGGAGACCCTGAGGAGGACCAACCTGCGCGAGGCAAAGCTGGTGAACCTCGAGAGGGCCTTGAAGCTTGGGGACAGGCTCGACGGCCACGTAGTTACGGGCCACGTGGACGGGACGGTTCGCTTCATCACCGCGCGGAGGAGCGGGAACACGACCTGGCTGGCCTTTGAGATGCCCCGCGAGAGGTGGGGAGTTGCCGAGAAGGGCTCGATAGCGCTCAACGGCGTTTCTCTAACCGTCGCGAGGGTCGAGGCGAACCGCTTCTGGATTCAGGTTATCCCCTACACGCTCGAGGTGACGAACCTCGGCCATCTTAAGCCTGGAGACAGGGTGAACTACGAGATTGACGTTCTGGCGAGGTACGTAAAGCGCATCATGGAGGCGGGAGTATGA
- the ribD gene encoding bifunctional diaminohydroxyphosphoribosylaminopyrimidine deaminase/5-amino-6-(5-phosphoribosylamino)uracil reductase RibD, giving the protein MSSEDERFMRLALELAKRGEGWVNPNPMVGAVIVKDGEVIGVGWHRRFGEKHAEVNAIEDAKSRGHDVRGATMYVTLEPCSHWGKQPPCADRIIKEGFKRVVVAMVDPNPLVSGRGIEKMRKAGIEVEVGVLEDEARRLNEIFIKYVTTKMPFVSIKLALTLDGFIATETGSSQWITGEKARLKVQELRRRHMAIMVGAGTVLADNPRLNCRLENCPEKVKVILDRSGRVAEAIRSGRKFRLFEDGRVIFFTERPELFEGIAEAYPITGPEEILRKLGELGIDSVLIEGGRIACQFLSYADKFYLFYGPKLFGRGIKPFECLNVRDANEAPLLRIDSIERLGESFLVTAYPGGEDVQRNR; this is encoded by the coding sequence ATGAGCAGCGAAGATGAGAGGTTCATGCGCCTTGCATTGGAACTTGCGAAGCGCGGTGAGGGGTGGGTCAATCCAAACCCAATGGTAGGCGCGGTTATTGTCAAGGACGGGGAGGTAATAGGCGTCGGCTGGCACCGGCGCTTCGGCGAGAAGCACGCGGAGGTTAACGCCATAGAGGACGCGAAGAGCAGGGGGCACGACGTAAGGGGTGCAACCATGTACGTGACTCTCGAGCCCTGCTCCCACTGGGGGAAGCAGCCGCCTTGCGCCGACAGGATAATTAAAGAGGGCTTCAAGCGTGTCGTCGTCGCGATGGTCGATCCCAATCCCCTCGTCTCGGGAAGGGGAATCGAGAAGATGAGGAAGGCTGGAATCGAGGTCGAAGTCGGCGTTCTTGAAGACGAGGCAAGAAGGCTCAACGAAATTTTCATCAAGTACGTGACTACAAAGATGCCCTTCGTTTCAATCAAGCTCGCCCTAACCTTGGACGGCTTCATCGCGACGGAGACCGGATCCTCCCAGTGGATTACCGGCGAGAAGGCGAGACTCAAAGTTCAGGAGCTCAGGAGGAGGCACATGGCGATAATGGTCGGCGCGGGAACCGTTTTAGCTGACAACCCGAGGCTCAATTGCAGACTGGAGAACTGCCCCGAGAAGGTCAAGGTAATCCTCGACCGCTCCGGCAGGGTTGCCGAGGCGATAAGGTCGGGGAGGAAGTTCCGGCTTTTTGAGGACGGCAGGGTCATCTTCTTCACCGAGAGGCCCGAGCTCTTCGAGGGAATAGCGGAAGCCTACCCTATAACCGGGCCGGAGGAAATCCTCAGGAAGCTCGGTGAACTCGGCATCGACAGCGTCCTGATTGAGGGTGGAAGGATAGCCTGCCAGTTTTTAAGCTACGCGGACAAGTTCTACCTCTTCTACGGACCGAAGCTCTTCGGGAGGGGAATCAAGCCCTTCGAGTGCTTAAACGTTAGGGACGCGAACGAGGCCCCGCTGCTGAGGATTGACTCAATCGAGAGGCTCGGCGAGAGCTTCCTCGTAACCGCTTACCCTGGTGGTGAAGATGTTCAGCGGAATCGTTGA
- a CDS encoding molybdopterin-dependent oxidoreductase → MPFSVCMRDCYDTCSMVSELKDGRLGVRGNPEHPITAGFLCPKGALLPKWFHSTDRLRKPLIRTGERGSGSFREASWEEAISLVAKRLKETIEKHGSESVLVYQYAGDRGVVNYAFPLRLFHYLNTAMLDYGICDRAGQEALKDVYGTAVGLDPEEIKNQRLIVYWGINAFWTNLHGFALAKRHGLEIWTVDVVRTETAKRSHRFFQIKPDTDVLLALGVAKVIIEEGLYDRAFVRENVYGFEEFRNYVKTLSLDYVSRETGLSVEEIETFAREFAEKRGVIHIGYGFQRSLAGGEAVRAIAILPALVGHRFGFIYDMKTIDKSYAEGAFLRTKPAKRIPQMKLAEYIERGEVKFLYVYNSNPLASLPNQNRLRTALSESDVFVVTHDIFLTDTALYSDVVLPANTFFERLDIADSYYHHYVALNEPVARLYGRSNSEVTRLLARALGIKNPHLYESDEEVIRKVLELNGLSWEELNAKGFVKIPEKPRKWETLSGKIEFLSRRAVERGLGPFPEYRKFEGKYPLRLLTPTYRMTITSQYHNTYGMVDPHLYINPADAGERGIRDGETVEVFNDYGRVKTLAKLSDDVPRGVVLLYKAFWVRLLGWNANFLTTDETVEDYGNGSAYHSTWVEVRKLSGK, encoded by the coding sequence ATGCCCTTCTCCGTCTGCATGCGGGACTGCTACGACACCTGCTCGATGGTGAGCGAGCTCAAGGACGGAAGGCTCGGGGTTAGGGGCAATCCGGAGCACCCGATAACGGCCGGCTTTCTCTGTCCCAAAGGTGCCTTGCTCCCGAAGTGGTTTCATTCAACGGACAGACTGAGAAAGCCTCTCATCAGGACGGGCGAGAGGGGGAGCGGTTCCTTCAGGGAGGCGAGCTGGGAAGAGGCGATAAGCCTCGTAGCGAAGAGGCTGAAGGAGACCATCGAGAAACACGGGAGCGAGAGCGTTCTCGTTTACCAGTACGCCGGTGACAGGGGAGTTGTGAACTACGCGTTCCCGCTGAGGCTCTTCCACTACCTCAACACCGCCATGCTCGACTACGGAATCTGCGACAGGGCCGGGCAGGAGGCACTCAAGGACGTCTATGGAACCGCCGTCGGTCTCGACCCTGAGGAGATTAAAAACCAGCGATTAATCGTCTACTGGGGGATAAACGCCTTCTGGACGAACCTTCACGGCTTCGCCCTCGCCAAAAGGCACGGCCTTGAAATCTGGACGGTTGACGTCGTCAGGACAGAAACTGCCAAGCGCTCTCACCGGTTCTTCCAGATAAAGCCTGACACGGACGTTCTTTTGGCTTTGGGCGTTGCAAAAGTTATAATCGAGGAGGGACTTTACGATAGGGCCTTCGTCCGCGAGAACGTTTACGGCTTTGAAGAATTCAGGAATTATGTAAAAACGCTATCGCTTGATTATGTAAGCAGGGAAACCGGGCTGAGCGTCGAGGAGATAGAGACCTTCGCGCGGGAGTTCGCCGAGAAGAGAGGAGTAATCCACATCGGCTACGGCTTTCAGCGCTCCCTTGCTGGTGGGGAGGCGGTTAGGGCGATAGCAATCCTTCCCGCCCTCGTCGGCCACCGCTTCGGCTTCATCTACGACATGAAAACGATAGACAAGTCCTACGCAGAAGGCGCCTTCCTGAGGACGAAGCCGGCAAAGAGAATCCCCCAGATGAAGCTGGCGGAATACATCGAGCGGGGCGAGGTTAAGTTCCTCTACGTCTACAACTCCAACCCCCTCGCGAGCCTTCCGAACCAGAACCGGCTGAGAACAGCCCTAAGCGAGAGCGACGTCTTCGTCGTTACGCACGACATCTTTCTCACCGACACGGCCCTCTACTCCGACGTCGTTTTGCCGGCAAACACCTTCTTCGAGAGGCTTGACATAGCGGATTCCTACTACCACCACTATGTTGCTCTGAACGAGCCGGTCGCGAGGCTGTACGGCAGGAGCAACAGCGAGGTAACGAGACTGCTCGCAAGAGCGCTGGGCATTAAAAATCCCCACCTCTACGAGAGCGATGAAGAGGTAATTCGAAAGGTCCTTGAACTCAACGGCCTGAGCTGGGAGGAGCTGAATGCGAAGGGCTTCGTCAAAATTCCGGAAAAGCCGAGGAAATGGGAAACCCTGAGCGGAAAAATCGAGTTCCTCTCGCGGAGGGCCGTTGAGAGGGGATTAGGGCCGTTTCCAGAATACAGGAAGTTTGAAGGAAAGTATCCGCTCCGCCTGCTCACGCCAACCTACAGAATGACGATAACGAGCCAGTATCACAACACCTACGGAATGGTTGATCCCCATCTCTACATCAATCCTGCGGACGCCGGTGAGCGGGGAATCAGGGATGGCGAGACGGTCGAGGTCTTCAACGACTATGGCCGAGTAAAAACCCTCGCAAAGCTCAGCGATGACGTCCCAAGGGGTGTTGTCCTGCTCTACAAGGCCTTCTGGGTCAGGCTCCTCGGCTGGAACGCCAACTTCCTGACGACGGATGAGACGGTTGAGGATTACGGGAACGGCTCGGCGTACCATTCAACGTGGGTCGAGGTTAGGAAGCTTAGCGGCAAATAA
- a CDS encoding peroxiredoxin has translation MVVIGEKFPEVEVKTTHGVIKLPDYFAEQGKWFILFSHPADFTPVCTTEFYAMQKRAEEFRKLGVEPIGLSVDQVFSHLKWMEWIKENLGVEIDFPVIADDRGELADKLGMIPSGATITARAVFIVDDKGVIRAIVYYPAEVGRDWDEILRLVKALKVSDEKGVALPHKWPNNELIGDRAIVPPAASVEEIKAREEAKAKGEIECYDWWFCHKKLE, from the coding sequence ATGGTCGTCATAGGAGAAAAGTTCCCAGAGGTTGAGGTCAAGACCACCCACGGAGTGATAAAGCTCCCGGACTACTTCGCCGAGCAGGGCAAGTGGTTCATACTCTTCAGCCACCCGGCTGACTTCACCCCGGTCTGTACGACCGAGTTCTACGCCATGCAGAAGAGAGCCGAGGAGTTCAGGAAGCTCGGCGTCGAGCCAATAGGGCTTAGCGTTGACCAGGTCTTCAGCCACCTCAAGTGGATGGAGTGGATCAAGGAGAACCTCGGCGTTGAGATCGACTTCCCGGTCATCGCCGACGACCGCGGCGAGCTCGCCGACAAGCTCGGCATGATCCCGAGCGGCGCCACCATAACCGCCAGGGCTGTCTTCATCGTCGATGACAAGGGCGTCATTCGCGCTATAGTCTACTACCCGGCCGAGGTCGGCAGGGACTGGGACGAGATACTTCGCCTTGTCAAGGCCCTCAAGGTCAGCGACGAGAAGGGAGTTGCCCTCCCGCACAAGTGGCCCAACAACGAGCTCATCGGCGACAGGGCCATCGTTCCGCCCGCGGCCAGCGTCGAGGAGATCAAGGCCAGGGAAGAGGCCAAGGCCAAGGGCGAGATCGAGTGCTACGACTGGTGGTTCTGCCACAAGAAGCTCGAGTGA
- a CDS encoding SLC13 family permease encodes MIDRSLPGRTPELVDWGSLSLITALIITSKGLELSGVFNRLAPRLVVGANGSSRRLLLLLLPTIALSSALIMNDTAMLVFIPLVVALSELSGMDKAKAVTLSAIAANVGSALTPIGNPQNIIIWREYGLGFFAFIRGMLPFVLLWLGLLLAIVFLTPDETLSVRSLPPVAFRKDLFLVSALLLALNVYLGETGRHELSIALTLLTFLLLERDVLLSFDWALVLTFAFIFIDFNELSTLLIKAGLSFPTGGAGLVLVSAGLSQLISNVPATVVFLGSKPSWLPLAVGVNAGGTGTIVGSLANLIAVRIARVSLRDFHKHSIVYFIVSVVLAVLMLRI; translated from the coding sequence CTGATAGACCGCTCCCTTCCCGGGAGAACGCCTGAGCTCGTTGACTGGGGCAGTTTAAGCCTCATCACTGCTTTAATCATAACCTCGAAGGGCCTCGAGCTTTCGGGGGTCTTCAACAGGCTCGCGCCGAGACTCGTTGTGGGGGCAAACGGTTCGAGCAGGAGACTGCTCCTCCTCCTGCTTCCGACGATAGCCCTCTCCTCGGCCCTGATAATGAACGACACCGCCATGCTCGTCTTCATTCCCCTTGTTGTTGCCCTATCTGAGCTCTCGGGAATGGACAAGGCGAAGGCGGTAACACTCTCGGCGATAGCGGCGAACGTCGGTTCCGCCCTGACGCCGATAGGGAACCCGCAGAACATCATAATCTGGCGCGAGTACGGTTTGGGCTTCTTTGCATTCATCAGGGGTATGCTCCCCTTCGTTCTCCTCTGGCTCGGCCTGTTGCTGGCAATCGTCTTCCTCACTCCAGATGAAACGCTCTCCGTCCGCTCCCTTCCTCCGGTTGCCTTCAGAAAGGACCTGTTTCTTGTCTCGGCCCTTCTCCTCGCTCTCAACGTCTACCTCGGTGAAACCGGGAGGCACGAGCTCTCGATTGCGCTCACTCTGCTCACCTTTCTTCTCCTCGAGCGGGACGTTCTTCTAAGCTTCGACTGGGCGCTCGTGCTCACCTTCGCGTTCATCTTCATAGACTTCAACGAGCTCTCGACGTTGCTCATCAAGGCAGGCCTGTCCTTCCCAACCGGAGGAGCCGGCCTCGTTCTGGTGTCTGCAGGGTTAAGTCAGCTGATAAGCAACGTTCCGGCGACGGTTGTCTTCCTCGGCTCAAAGCCGAGCTGGCTTCCCTTAGCTGTGGGTGTGAACGCCGGCGGAACTGGGACTATTGTGGGATCTCTCGCCAACCTCATAGCGGTTAGAATAGCGAGGGTTTCTCTGAGGGACTTCCACAAACATTCGATTGTGTATTTTATAGTGTCCGTGGTGCTGGCTGTGTTGATGCTGAGAATCTAA
- a CDS encoding DUF998 domain-containing protein: MNEKLRWSGFAGGLVYWLFVAWSISRNPWFSFWRNALSDLGGAKANSPWIYNAGLVVTSFFVLAFAVYLISTAVNKAQTVGGAYISVSAIFLALIGIFHEGTKAHVFVSTYFFVQFFLGALIYGLGSERKVKIASLVLFALAVIGTLFKWPSTALLETYEIILIMAFTLVIALSGGGER; the protein is encoded by the coding sequence ATGAACGAAAAACTCAGGTGGTCAGGTTTTGCGGGCGGTCTTGTCTACTGGCTCTTCGTTGCCTGGAGCATAAGCCGAAACCCCTGGTTCTCCTTCTGGAGGAACGCGCTGAGCGACCTCGGAGGGGCCAAGGCAAACTCGCCCTGGATTTACAACGCCGGCCTGGTGGTTACATCGTTCTTCGTGCTCGCCTTCGCGGTCTATCTAATCTCGACGGCAGTCAATAAGGCCCAGACCGTTGGAGGAGCCTACATAAGCGTCTCGGCCATCTTCCTGGCCCTGATAGGGATATTCCACGAGGGAACTAAAGCTCACGTCTTCGTCTCGACGTACTTCTTCGTCCAGTTCTTCCTGGGGGCTTTGATTTACGGCCTTGGCTCGGAGAGAAAAGTTAAGATTGCCTCGCTCGTTCTCTTTGCCCTCGCCGTAATCGGAACCCTCTTCAAGTGGCCCTCAACGGCCCTCTTAGAAACCTACGAGATTATCCTCATCATGGCGTTCACCCTCGTCATCGCGCTTTCTGGAGGTGGTGAAAGGTGA